A window from Nitrospira sp. ND1 encodes these proteins:
- a CDS encoding phosphomannomutase/phosphoglucomutase has protein sequence MALFREYDLRGVVGEELTEAIAEQVGRAYATMAREQGASRISLGRDGRLSSPGLQQALLRGLLAGGLDVVDLGLCASPLLYFSLFTLPVDGGIMITGSHNAAEYNGFKICIGKEAIHGEEIQRLRRVMEAGQVTTGSGRLSSHPIIPDYLEHLKTNFSGVRADHLHVVIDCGNGAASLVAKQALEQMGCRVTGLYDELDGRFPNHHPDPTVVENLQDLIATVREKKADVGIGYDGDADRIGAIDERGEILWGDRLMIVYARDILTQRPGTTFISEVKASQCLYDDIAAKGGRPIMWKTGHSLMKAKLKAESAVLAGEMSGHMFFADRYFGFDDAIYASCRLVEILAKTKRSLSSLVADLPQTTVTPEIRVDCPDTLKFQLVDQVRTQLAAYLAEGQPVGASNLRMRELVTIDGVRAIFEDGWGLIRASNTQPALVLRFEAPSPARLDVIRATIETELAQARRVLST, from the coding sequence ATGGCACTGTTTCGTGAATATGATTTGAGGGGCGTTGTCGGAGAAGAACTCACGGAAGCCATCGCCGAGCAGGTGGGGCGTGCCTACGCCACCATGGCACGGGAACAGGGCGCCTCGCGAATCAGCCTCGGCCGGGACGGGCGATTGAGTTCGCCCGGCTTGCAGCAGGCCCTGCTGCGTGGCCTGCTGGCAGGCGGCCTGGATGTGGTCGACTTGGGGCTGTGCGCCTCGCCGCTCCTGTACTTCTCATTGTTCACCTTGCCGGTGGACGGCGGCATCATGATCACCGGCAGCCACAATGCCGCTGAATACAACGGCTTTAAGATCTGCATCGGGAAAGAAGCGATTCACGGAGAGGAGATTCAGCGATTGCGGCGGGTCATGGAGGCCGGTCAAGTTACCACCGGTTCAGGACGACTCTCCTCTCATCCCATCATCCCGGACTACTTGGAGCATCTCAAAACGAATTTTTCCGGCGTGCGGGCGGACCATCTCCATGTCGTGATCGATTGCGGTAATGGCGCGGCTTCGTTGGTGGCCAAGCAGGCCCTTGAGCAGATGGGGTGTCGCGTGACTGGCCTCTATGACGAGTTGGACGGGCGGTTTCCCAATCACCATCCTGACCCCACCGTCGTGGAAAATCTGCAGGATCTGATCGCGACGGTGCGGGAGAAAAAGGCGGATGTCGGCATCGGATACGACGGCGATGCCGATCGGATCGGTGCGATCGACGAGCGGGGAGAGATTCTCTGGGGTGATCGCCTCATGATTGTCTATGCGCGGGATATCCTGACCCAACGCCCGGGCACCACCTTTATCTCCGAGGTCAAGGCTTCGCAATGCCTGTACGACGATATTGCCGCCAAGGGCGGGCGTCCGATCATGTGGAAGACCGGTCATTCCCTGATGAAGGCCAAGCTGAAAGCCGAGTCCGCGGTCCTGGCCGGTGAAATGTCGGGCCATATGTTTTTTGCCGATCGGTATTTCGGTTTCGATGATGCGATCTATGCGTCCTGCCGGTTGGTTGAGATTCTGGCCAAGACCAAGCGGTCGCTCTCCAGTTTGGTCGCCGACCTTCCCCAGACCACGGTGACGCCGGAGATCCGGGTCGACTGCCCGGATACGCTGAAGTTTCAACTGGTCGATCAGGTGCGCACGCAATTGGCCGCCTATCTCGCTGAGGGCCAGCCCGTCGGTGCGTCGAATCTTCGCATGCGCGAGTTGGTGACGATCGACGGGGTGCGCGCGATTTTCGAAGACGGGTGGGGCTTGATTCGAGCCTCCAATACCCAGCCTGCGTTGGTGCTCCGCTTTGAGGCCCCGTCGCCGGCCCGGCTGGATGTGATTCGCGCGACGATTGAAACCGAGCTCGCGCAGGCACGACGTGTGCTGTCGACGTAG
- a CDS encoding DUF3108 domain-containing protein gives MSRYSASLRLSLFLAVTILATVVASAPLLSYATPDGQILTPAALPFANGERLSYDVTWLGMRAGIATMIVQEGPVEGPRPQLTFAMTARSSPTVTKFYPVDNRGVSVVDRESFLPRHMTFARREGKRFNDFDYTFRHTEGLVTAVKDGKSDELPIPSDAQDAMSCLYYVRKVLPFVPGASLAMTVHHDKKNYKMDVRVEALETVEGAWGKRQTARVVVIMPFQGIFLNEGNIRVWFTNDEHRVPVRMKAKVVVGSIVAELTDGYRPTSQP, from the coding sequence GTGTCCCGCTATTCTGCCTCCCTCCGTCTCAGCCTGTTCCTGGCCGTCACGATCCTGGCGACAGTCGTTGCCTCTGCCCCGTTGCTCTCTTATGCAACACCGGACGGGCAGATCCTCACTCCTGCCGCGTTGCCCTTTGCAAACGGCGAGCGATTGTCCTACGACGTGACCTGGTTGGGCATGCGCGCGGGAATCGCGACCATGATCGTTCAGGAGGGCCCGGTCGAGGGGCCCCGGCCGCAGCTCACTTTTGCCATGACGGCTCGATCGAGCCCGACCGTTACCAAGTTTTATCCCGTCGATAACCGCGGGGTATCCGTGGTCGATCGCGAATCCTTCCTGCCCCGGCACATGACGTTTGCCAGGAGGGAGGGCAAGCGGTTCAACGATTTCGACTATACGTTCCGGCATACCGAAGGGCTGGTTACTGCCGTCAAAGACGGGAAAAGCGACGAATTGCCGATCCCTTCCGATGCGCAGGACGCCATGTCGTGCCTGTATTATGTGCGCAAGGTGCTGCCCTTCGTGCCGGGGGCCTCGCTGGCAATGACGGTGCATCACGACAAGAAGAACTACAAGATGGACGTGCGGGTCGAAGCCCTTGAAACAGTGGAGGGGGCGTGGGGAAAGCGGCAGACGGCCCGGGTGGTGGTCATCATGCCGTTTCAGGGCATTTTCCTGAACGAGGGCAATATTCGCGTCTGGTTCACGAACGATGAGCATCGGGTGCCCGTCAGAATGAAGGCCAAGGTCGTGGTAGGGTCGATTGTGGCCGAATTGACCGACGGGTACCGACCGACCTCACAACCGTAA
- the fbp gene encoding class 1 fructose-bisphosphatase — MAKFPITLSRFIIEQQAAHPEATGEFSVLLTQIGLVGKMIAHDLRRAGLNKILGTTGETNIQGEVVKKLDQIANDTFVRVFEHSGLVCVLASEEMEKPLKMVHEGAKYMLLVDPLDGSSNTDVNMPLGAIFSIRRSQLGQRQSVEDELLQRGTEQIAAGYVLYGASTMLVFTVGQGVHGFTLEPSIGEYLLSNENIRIPSRGKVYSVNEGNYHRWPAGTQKYLDSLKVQDKATGRPYSGRYSGCLVADVHRILLGGGIYLYPGETAKPEGKLRLMYEGNPLAMVVEQAGGKATTGTMRILDVEPKALHQRVPLIIGSAEDVAQAEAYIQGRA; from the coding sequence ATGGCGAAATTTCCCATTACATTGAGCCGCTTTATTATCGAGCAACAGGCCGCGCATCCCGAAGCGACCGGAGAATTCTCTGTCCTGCTGACCCAAATCGGCCTCGTCGGAAAAATGATTGCGCATGACTTACGCAGAGCCGGATTGAACAAGATCCTTGGCACCACCGGGGAGACCAATATTCAAGGTGAGGTGGTCAAGAAGCTCGATCAGATTGCCAATGATACCTTTGTTCGCGTGTTCGAGCACAGCGGTCTGGTGTGTGTCTTGGCGTCTGAAGAGATGGAAAAACCTCTGAAAATGGTTCATGAAGGAGCCAAGTACATGCTCTTGGTCGATCCCCTGGACGGATCCTCCAATACCGATGTCAATATGCCATTGGGAGCCATTTTCTCCATCCGCAGATCGCAGCTGGGGCAGCGACAGTCTGTGGAGGACGAGTTGCTTCAACGGGGGACCGAGCAAATCGCCGCAGGGTACGTGTTGTATGGGGCGAGCACCATGCTCGTGTTTACGGTCGGCCAGGGCGTGCATGGCTTCACCCTTGAGCCGTCCATCGGTGAATATCTTCTGTCCAACGAGAACATTCGAATTCCCTCAAGGGGCAAGGTCTATTCGGTCAATGAGGGCAACTACCATCGTTGGCCTGCCGGTACACAGAAATATCTCGATTCGCTGAAAGTGCAGGACAAGGCGACCGGGCGTCCCTATAGCGGACGATATAGCGGGTGTCTGGTCGCGGATGTTCATCGCATACTCCTGGGTGGCGGCATCTATTTGTATCCGGGTGAGACTGCCAAGCCGGAAGGAAAACTGCGATTGATGTATGAGGGAAATCCGCTTGCGATGGTCGTGGAACAGGCTGGAGGAAAAGCGACGACGGGGACGATGCGCATTCTCGACGTTGAACCGAAAGCCCTCCATCAGAGGGTGCCATTGATCATCGGGAGTGCCGAGGATGTCGCTCAGGCGGAAGCCTATATTCAAGGACGTGCGTAA
- a CDS encoding class I fructose-bisphosphate aldolase, with protein sequence MSNRVQEILSWYESDNAGTKTNIARLLNHGKLAGTGKLVILPVDQGFEHGPARSFAPNAGGYNPHYHFQLGLDAGCNAYAAPLGFIEAGAGYFAGQIPLILKLNSHDTLHDEKDPMPSVTGSVRDALRLGCSAVGFTIYPGSSHCNAMYEQLRAIAEEAKSCGLAVVVWSYPRGSGLSKEGETALDVVAYAAQIAAQLGAHIIKVKLPTAHLEQAAAKKVYEAEKVPISTLAERVKHIVQSSFDGRRIVIFSGGAKSDEKTVFEEVRAIRDGGGFGSIIGRNSFQRPKAEAVKFLNTIMGLYAGEKP encoded by the coding sequence ATGAGCAATCGGGTTCAAGAAATTCTGAGCTGGTACGAGAGTGACAATGCCGGAACGAAGACGAACATTGCGCGGCTGCTGAATCACGGCAAGCTGGCGGGCACGGGGAAATTGGTGATCCTGCCGGTGGATCAGGGGTTCGAACATGGTCCGGCCAGAAGTTTTGCGCCCAATGCCGGCGGCTATAATCCGCATTACCATTTCCAGCTGGGGCTCGATGCCGGGTGCAACGCCTACGCGGCTCCACTCGGATTCATCGAGGCCGGTGCCGGCTATTTCGCCGGGCAAATACCACTCATCCTCAAGCTCAACAGCCACGATACGCTCCATGACGAGAAGGATCCGATGCCGTCTGTGACGGGCAGCGTGCGAGATGCCTTGCGATTGGGTTGTTCGGCGGTGGGATTCACGATTTATCCGGGCTCGTCCCACTGCAATGCGATGTATGAACAGTTGCGCGCGATTGCGGAAGAAGCCAAGAGTTGCGGGCTGGCCGTCGTGGTCTGGTCGTACCCGCGCGGGTCAGGATTGAGCAAGGAAGGCGAGACGGCGTTGGACGTCGTGGCTTATGCCGCCCAGATTGCGGCGCAGTTGGGCGCCCATATCATCAAGGTCAAATTGCCCACGGCCCATCTGGAGCAGGCGGCTGCCAAGAAGGTCTATGAAGCTGAAAAGGTGCCGATCTCGACCTTGGCGGAACGGGTCAAACATATCGTGCAAAGTTCGTTCGACGGGCGCCGGATCGTCATCTTCTCCGGCGGCGCGAAGAGCGACGAAAAGACGGTGTTCGAGGAAGTCCGTGCAATTCGTGATGGCGGGGGATTCGGTTCCATCATCGGCCGGAATTCCTTCCAACGTCCCAAAGCCGAGGCCGTCAAGTTCTTGAACACCATCATGGGACTGTATGCGGGAGAGAAGCCCTAA
- a CDS encoding DegQ family serine endoprotease yields the protein MNDFQIPTEQQPPRRSWIFPALLLIAGVLIGVILTSDLGWLPTGHAVPESVPPPVATPVSTAVQPTLPGAGGQSFVDVAKVVKPAVVNIFATRNGSSEEGKGTPFEDPFFRRFFGEEWMKRFEAPKERKERGLGSGVIVDPNGLIITNNHVVSKADEIKVFLSDKREFKAKLVGTDAKTDVAVLKIEAGGLPTVAWADSDKLEVGEFVLAVGNPFGLTQTVTLGIVSALGRAAGIAEYEDFIQTDAAINPGNSGGALVNVRGELVGINTAIYSQSGGNMGIGFAVPSNMAHSIMEQLVQHGKVVRGWLGVSIQELTPELSSQFGVPKDVKGVLVSDIMDDSPAKKAGFERGDVIVEYDGKPMDSPAHLRNAVAQTVVGKKVTVKLIREKKPKSIELTIAEQPKNLAQAGVEEGGESVAPAGLLSDVEVRELNTELAGRYGLKSSDHGVVVVRVKPGSPAEEAGVREGDLVLEVNRKAVGTLKAYEHVAANLPKDQAVLLLLRRQGRAIYLTLRP from the coding sequence ATGAACGACTTTCAGATCCCAACGGAGCAGCAGCCTCCGAGGCGGTCCTGGATATTTCCCGCACTGCTCTTGATCGCGGGGGTATTGATCGGGGTCATTCTGACCTCCGATCTCGGCTGGTTGCCGACCGGACATGCGGTTCCGGAATCGGTTCCTCCTCCGGTCGCAACCCCGGTCTCCACGGCGGTGCAGCCCACGCTGCCCGGCGCGGGTGGGCAGAGTTTCGTCGATGTCGCTAAAGTCGTGAAGCCGGCCGTCGTGAACATTTTTGCGACACGGAATGGATCCAGCGAGGAGGGGAAGGGCACCCCGTTTGAGGATCCATTTTTTAGACGATTTTTCGGCGAAGAATGGATGAAGCGGTTCGAGGCGCCGAAGGAACGCAAGGAACGAGGGTTGGGGTCTGGCGTCATCGTCGATCCGAACGGTCTCATAATCACCAACAATCATGTGGTGAGCAAGGCTGACGAGATCAAGGTCTTCCTCTCCGACAAGCGTGAGTTCAAGGCCAAGCTGGTCGGCACGGATGCCAAGACCGACGTTGCCGTGCTGAAGATCGAGGCCGGTGGATTGCCGACCGTCGCCTGGGCCGATTCCGACAAGCTGGAGGTGGGTGAGTTTGTGCTGGCAGTGGGCAATCCGTTCGGGTTGACGCAGACGGTGACGCTGGGGATCGTCAGCGCCCTTGGTCGCGCGGCCGGCATCGCCGAATATGAAGACTTCATTCAGACCGATGCGGCGATCAACCCGGGGAACTCCGGCGGCGCTCTGGTGAATGTGCGCGGTGAACTGGTCGGTATCAATACAGCGATCTATAGCCAGAGCGGCGGGAACATGGGAATCGGCTTTGCCGTTCCGAGCAACATGGCTCATTCCATCATGGAGCAGCTGGTCCAGCATGGCAAAGTCGTGCGCGGCTGGTTGGGTGTCTCGATCCAGGAGTTGACGCCAGAATTATCTTCGCAGTTCGGCGTGCCGAAAGACGTGAAGGGTGTCCTCGTCAGCGACATCATGGACGACAGTCCGGCGAAGAAGGCAGGTTTTGAGCGCGGCGATGTGATCGTCGAATACGATGGGAAACCGATGGATTCTCCGGCTCACTTGCGGAATGCCGTGGCTCAGACGGTAGTGGGGAAGAAGGTGACGGTCAAGCTCATCCGCGAAAAGAAGCCCAAGTCCATCGAACTCACGATTGCTGAGCAGCCGAAGAATCTGGCACAAGCCGGGGTTGAAGAGGGCGGAGAATCGGTGGCTCCCGCCGGCTTACTCTCGGACGTCGAGGTGCGGGAGTTGAACACCGAACTGGCCGGCCGGTATGGCTTGAAGTCGAGCGATCACGGGGTGGTGGTGGTGCGGGTTAAACCGGGGAGTCCCGCGGAAGAAGCCGGTGTGCGTGAAGGGGATCTCGTACTGGAGGTGAATCGCAAAGCCGTGGGGACGTTAAAGGCGTATGAACATGTCGCCGCGAATTTGCCGAAAGACCAGGCGGTCTTGCTCCTGTTGAGACGGCAGGGGCGAGCCATTTATCTGACGCTGAGGCCGTGA
- a CDS encoding PIN/TRAM domain-containing protein, whose protein sequence is MVTRAIFVLLSALAGMALFLRAQDPSREFLLMGLGMGGVAGGLILAGEYALRRLSFGIIVGGAVGLAGGLILTGLVEWVGSAVFDVETFLFHIGGLVFLLGLPYLGLAMGARFGNEQFPGLDQGPTAAGASHASLKVLDTSVIIDGRVADLCETGFLEGPFLVPHFILNELQHIADSSDSLKRARGRRGLDILNKIQKMSGIDVRIIDEDFPHVKEVDAKLVVLAKKVGGRIVTNDLNLNKVAELQGVRVLNINELCNALRPVVLPGETIRVFVLKEGKEAGQGVAYLDDGTMIVVDNARRCIGRNVDVTVTSVLQTTAGRMIFTRLKEESEREEYQVARG, encoded by the coding sequence ATGGTAACACGGGCCATATTTGTTCTTCTCAGCGCTCTTGCCGGCATGGCCCTGTTTCTTCGGGCCCAGGATCCAAGTCGCGAGTTTTTGTTGATGGGATTGGGAATGGGAGGGGTGGCCGGTGGGCTCATCCTGGCCGGCGAGTATGCGCTCCGCAGGCTTTCATTCGGCATTATTGTCGGCGGTGCCGTGGGGCTCGCCGGTGGTCTTATTCTGACGGGTTTGGTGGAGTGGGTCGGGAGTGCGGTCTTCGATGTGGAGACCTTCCTGTTTCATATCGGCGGGTTGGTGTTTCTTTTAGGGTTGCCCTATCTGGGGTTGGCCATGGGCGCGCGGTTCGGCAACGAACAGTTCCCCGGTCTGGACCAGGGGCCGACGGCAGCCGGGGCTTCCCATGCCAGCCTTAAAGTATTGGATACGAGCGTCATCATCGACGGCCGGGTTGCCGACCTCTGTGAGACAGGGTTTCTGGAAGGGCCGTTTCTGGTTCCCCACTTTATCTTGAATGAATTACAGCACATCGCAGACTCGTCGGATTCTTTGAAAAGGGCGCGCGGGCGTCGCGGGTTGGATATTCTCAACAAGATTCAGAAAATGTCGGGCATCGATGTCCGGATCATCGACGAAGATTTCCCCCATGTGAAGGAAGTGGATGCCAAGCTCGTGGTTCTGGCGAAGAAAGTCGGGGGGCGCATCGTCACGAATGACTTGAACCTGAACAAAGTCGCCGAATTGCAGGGCGTGCGAGTGTTGAACATCAATGAGCTCTGTAATGCGCTGCGTCCGGTCGTGTTGCCCGGTGAAACCATTCGGGTCTTCGTCTTGAAGGAAGGCAAAGAGGCGGGCCAGGGCGTCGCATACCTGGATGACGGCACGATGATTGTCGTGGACAATGCTCGACGTTGTATCGGCCGTAATGTGGATGTGACTGTGACCAGTGTGCTTCAGACGACGGCGGGGCGCATGATCTTCACCCGTTTGAAGGAAGAGTCCGAGCGCGAAGAGTATCAGGTTGCGCGTGGGTAG
- the ispD gene encoding 2-C-methyl-D-erythritol 4-phosphate cytidylyltransferase: MSARNAKPSLAGPRTVALVPAAGRGLRMGGRIPKQFLALGGRPILAQSLLVLQASPLIHEIILAVPQSERQYCLDHIVATGEFSKVTKVVPGGAQRQDSVRHALAEVSQEAEMVLVHDAVRPFLTEDMIRRVVAAAVEHGAAIIALPMRDTVKYVGAGGVIERTVDRRPLWLAQTPQAFRRDWLEEGHHKAFLAGVQATDDAHLVELIGKPVVVVEGSGENIKVTRPEDLVIGEAILSSRTAARSPE, encoded by the coding sequence GTGTCCGCTCGTAACGCGAAGCCGTCGCTGGCAGGGCCGCGCACGGTGGCCCTGGTTCCGGCCGCCGGTCGTGGGCTTCGCATGGGCGGCCGTATCCCCAAGCAGTTTCTTGCGTTAGGGGGGCGGCCGATTCTCGCGCAGTCCCTCCTTGTGCTCCAAGCTTCCCCGCTCATTCACGAGATCATTCTGGCTGTGCCCCAGTCGGAACGTCAGTATTGCCTAGATCATATCGTGGCGACGGGTGAGTTCAGCAAGGTGACCAAGGTTGTACCGGGGGGAGCGCAGCGGCAGGATTCCGTGCGTCATGCCCTGGCCGAGGTGAGTCAGGAGGCCGAGATGGTCCTGGTTCATGACGCGGTGCGGCCGTTTCTCACCGAGGACATGATCCGCAGAGTCGTGGCTGCGGCTGTCGAGCATGGGGCGGCCATCATCGCGCTGCCGATGCGCGACACGGTGAAGTATGTGGGGGCCGGCGGGGTGATCGAACGGACCGTCGATCGCCGCCCTCTCTGGTTGGCCCAGACGCCGCAGGCGTTTCGTCGTGACTGGTTGGAAGAGGGGCATCACAAGGCCTTCTTGGCCGGTGTGCAGGCGACGGATGACGCGCACCTCGTGGAATTGATCGGAAAACCGGTCGTGGTGGTCGAGGGGAGCGGAGAAAATATCAAGGTGACGAGGCCGGAAGATCTCGTGATCGGAGAAGCGATTCTCAGCTCACGAACGGCGGCAAGGAGTCCAGAATGA
- the ispF gene encoding 2-C-methyl-D-erythritol 2,4-cyclodiphosphate synthase encodes MTAVRVGCGWDIHPMVAGRKLILGGLEIPHHKGLQGHSDSDALVHAICDALLGAMGEGDLGRHYPSSDQRFKNISSLKLLEDVVQKLRAKGYRLANVDSTIIAQAPRLSPHLAAMQKIIAGVLEVDPDLVNVKVKSGEGLDAVGREEAIAAQAVCLIERG; translated from the coding sequence ATGACGGCTGTACGCGTGGGATGTGGATGGGATATTCATCCGATGGTGGCGGGACGAAAATTAATTCTGGGTGGACTCGAAATTCCGCACCACAAGGGGCTGCAAGGGCATTCCGATTCCGATGCGTTAGTTCATGCCATTTGCGATGCGTTGCTCGGGGCGATGGGAGAAGGAGATCTCGGGCGTCACTATCCGAGCTCGGATCAGCGGTTCAAGAATATTTCGAGTCTCAAGTTACTCGAAGACGTCGTTCAGAAGCTGCGCGCCAAGGGCTATCGTCTGGCCAATGTGGACAGCACGATCATTGCACAGGCGCCCCGGTTGAGCCCGCATCTGGCCGCCATGCAGAAGATTATTGCCGGGGTGCTTGAAGTGGATCCCGATCTGGTGAATGTAAAAGTGAAAAGCGGCGAAGGATTGGATGCGGTAGGGCGTGAAGAAGCGATTGCGGCGCAGGCGGTCTGTCTGATCGAGCGAGGCTAG
- the cysE gene encoding serine O-acetyltransferase, protein MFKTISQDLQAIFDRDPAATSRLEVIATYAGFHALLAYRLAHWLKGHRVPFLPRAISQLARWLTGIEIHPSAKIGERFFIDHGMGVVIGETAEVGDNVTLFQGVTLGGTGKERGKRHPTLGSHVVVGAGAKILGGITIGDNVKIGANSVVLKSVPPNSTVIGVPARIIKSQGERLPDATMDHTNMPDPTADRFAALELELIELRKKLENRDPNSLR, encoded by the coding sequence ATGTTCAAGACTATCTCTCAGGACCTCCAAGCGATTTTTGACCGGGATCCTGCCGCCACCAGCAGGCTCGAAGTCATTGCGACTTATGCGGGATTTCACGCTCTGTTGGCCTATCGGCTCGCACATTGGTTGAAGGGGCATCGTGTGCCGTTCCTGCCCCGCGCGATTTCCCAATTGGCCCGCTGGTTGACGGGAATCGAGATCCATCCTTCCGCCAAGATCGGTGAGCGATTTTTTATCGATCACGGCATGGGTGTGGTGATCGGAGAAACGGCTGAGGTCGGAGACAACGTCACCCTGTTTCAGGGCGTGACGCTTGGTGGAACGGGGAAGGAGCGCGGCAAGCGCCATCCCACGCTCGGCAGCCATGTGGTCGTCGGGGCGGGGGCGAAGATCCTCGGCGGGATTACGATCGGCGACAACGTGAAAATCGGCGCGAATTCCGTCGTCTTGAAGTCGGTTCCCCCCAATTCGACGGTGATCGGGGTGCCGGCCAGGATCATCAAGTCGCAAGGGGAGCGGCTCCCCGATGCGACCATGGACCATACCAATATGCCGGATCCGACCGCCGATCGATTTGCCGCGCTCGAACTGGAACTGATCGAGTTGCGAAAGAAGCTCGAAAATCGAGACCCCAACAGCCTCCGGTAG
- a CDS encoding PsiF family protein: MKLLCTTLSVLMLAAVLATPQLSYAGAQQNKMKTCNADANAKGLTGEGKGDARKAFMKECLSAKPEKAAAGASQQNKMTTCNKDAKAKKLAGDERKKFMKECLSN; the protein is encoded by the coding sequence ATGAAACTGCTCTGTACGACCTTGTCCGTTCTCATGTTGGCAGCCGTACTCGCCACGCCGCAGCTCAGCTACGCCGGCGCACAGCAGAACAAAATGAAAACCTGCAATGCCGATGCAAATGCCAAGGGACTCACCGGGGAGGGCAAGGGTGACGCGCGAAAAGCATTTATGAAGGAATGTCTCTCCGCTAAACCGGAGAAAGCCGCTGCCGGTGCCTCACAACAGAACAAGATGACGACCTGTAACAAGGATGCCAAAGCCAAGAAACTGGCCGGCGACGAGCGCAAGAAGTTTATGAAGGAGTGCCTGTCCAACTAG
- the truA gene encoding tRNA pseudouridine(38-40) synthase TruA, which produces MTTFKLVLEYDGTQYAGWQRQLNVPTIQATVEDALAAIAQTRLTLVGAGRTDAGVHAFGQVASFRTDRRLSQREWLRALNAHLPADISAISVEAVPDHFHARYSAKGKLYEYHLMNRPERAPLLRERAWMLYKPLDFAAMTEAAACLTGLHDFSSFETAPTDNENPQCRLQQADLRRQGDLIILSFYADRFLKQMVRAMVGTLVEVGQGKRTAPDMRTVLAARARAAAGRTAPAHGLYLVRVDYTDGSIPSLP; this is translated from the coding sequence ATGACCACATTTAAACTCGTCCTCGAGTACGATGGCACACAGTACGCTGGGTGGCAGCGCCAGCTGAACGTGCCGACCATCCAGGCAACGGTCGAAGATGCCCTCGCAGCAATCGCCCAAACCAGGCTCACGCTCGTCGGAGCGGGCCGGACCGATGCCGGGGTTCATGCCTTCGGACAGGTCGCCAGCTTCAGGACCGATCGCAGGCTCTCCCAACGCGAGTGGCTTCGCGCGTTGAACGCTCACCTCCCCGCCGATATCAGCGCCATCTCGGTCGAAGCCGTGCCGGATCATTTTCATGCGCGCTACTCAGCGAAAGGGAAGCTGTACGAGTATCATCTGATGAATCGGCCTGAGCGAGCGCCCCTGCTCCGGGAACGAGCCTGGATGCTCTATAAACCTCTCGACTTCGCAGCCATGACGGAAGCTGCCGCCTGCCTGACCGGCTTGCACGATTTCTCCTCATTCGAAACAGCGCCGACCGACAACGAGAATCCCCAGTGCCGGTTGCAGCAGGCGGATCTGCGCCGCCAGGGAGATCTCATCATTCTCTCCTTCTATGCCGACCGGTTTCTCAAGCAGATGGTCCGTGCCATGGTGGGAACCCTGGTGGAAGTGGGGCAGGGCAAGCGCACCGCCCCCGACATGCGCACCGTGCTTGCCGCGCGGGCGAGGGCCGCGGCCGGGAGAACTGCCCCCGCTCACGGGCTCTATCTCGTCCGAGTTGACTATACCGATGGGAGCATCCCCTCTCTCCCTTAA